A genomic segment from Diceros bicornis minor isolate mBicDic1 chromosome 5, mDicBic1.mat.cur, whole genome shotgun sequence encodes:
- the INSYN1 gene encoding inhibitory synaptic factor 1, with product MNIRGTPDLGQPSDDPSSGGERERIRQRMKMVIGQLEGILRELKEVAKELREVVSQIDKLTSDFDFELEPDDWTTATVSSTSSSDKAGVGGPFDLGHLDFMTADILSDSWEFCSFLDVSTPSDSVDGPECARPGAGPDYRLMNGGLPIPNGPRVETPDSSSEEAFSAGPARGPLPQRTPGTRERVRFSDKVLYHALCCDDEEGDGEAATAEEKADPSPEPPRTEAHAGPLKPSPEPYKPRRSPLAGRRSGPTLAPEQTRRVTRNSSTQTVSDKSTQTALPYTAARRKGRGKN from the exons ATGAACATTCGGGGCACCCCGGACCTCGGGCAGCCCAGTGAtgaccccagcagtggtggcgaGCGGGAGCGAATTCGACAGCGCATGAAGATGGTCATCGGGCAGCTCGAGGGCATCCTGCGGGAGCTCAAGGAGGTGGCCAAGGAGCTAAGGGAG GTGGTGAGCCAGATCGATAAGCTAACCTCAGACTTCGACTTTGAACTGGAGCCAGACGACTGGACCACGGCCACTGTGAGCAGCACCTCCAGCAGCGACAAGGCGGGCGTGGGCGGCCCCTTtgacctgggccacctggacttCATGACAGCCGACATCCTCTCGGACAGCTGGGAGTTCTGCTCCTTCCTGGACGTTTCCACGCCCTCGGACTCCGTGGACGGCCCCGAGTGCGCGCGGCCGGGGGCTGGCCCTGACTACCGGCTCATGAACGGCGGCCTGCCCATCCCCAACGGGCCGCGGGTGGAGACCCCCGACTCCTCCAGCGAGGAGGCCTTCAGCGCGGGCCCTGCCAGAGGCCCGCTGCCCCAGCGGACCCCGGGCACGCGGGAGAGGGTGCGCTTCAGCGACAAAGTGCTGTACCACGCTCTGTGCTGTGACGACGAGGAGGGCGACGGCGAGGCGGCGACGGCCGAGGAGAAGGCGGACCCGTCCCCGGAGCCTCCGCGCACGGAGGCCCACGCGGGCCCCCTCAAGCCCTCCCCCGAGCCCTACAAGCCCAGGCGCTCTCCGCTGGCCGGCCGCCGCTCAGGCCCCACCTTGGCCCCCGAGCAGACCCGCAGGGTCACGAGGAACAGCAGCACCCAGACGGTGTCGGACAAGAGCACGCAGACGGCGCTGCCCTACACGGCCGCCAGGCGGAAGGGCCGGGGGAAGAACTAG